In Apteryx mantelli isolate bAptMan1 chromosome 18, bAptMan1.hap1, whole genome shotgun sequence, a single window of DNA contains:
- the GID8 gene encoding glucose-induced degradation protein 8 homolog, with the protein MSYAEKPDEITKDEWMEKLNNLHIQRADMNRLIMNYLVTEGFKEAAEKFRMESGIEPSVDLETLDERIKIREMILKGQIQEAIALINSLHPELLDTNRYLYFHLQQQHLIELIRQRETEAALEFAQTQLAEQGEESRECLTEMERTLALLAFDNPEESPFGDLLNMMQRQKVWSEVNQAVLDYENRESTPKLAKLLKLLLWAQNELDQKKVKYPKMTDLSKGTIEEPK; encoded by the exons ATGAGTTATGCAGAGAAACCTGATGAAATCACAAAAGATGAATGGATGGAAAAACTTAATAACTTGCATATTCAGAGAGCAGACATGAACCGCCTTATCATGAACTACCTTGTTACAG AGGGCTTTAAAGAGGCGGCAGAGAAATTTCGAATGGAGTCTGGAATTGAACCCAGTGTTGATCTGGAGACTCTggatgaaagaataaaaattcgAGAAATGATACTGAAAGGACAGATCCAAGAAGCCATTGCATTAATAAACAGCCTCCATCCAGAATTGTTAGATACAAACAgatatctttattttcatttgcag CAGCAGCATTTGATTGAACTGATTCGGCAGCGTGAGACAGAAGCAGCTCTGGAATTTGCTCAGACCCAATTAGCAGAacaaggagaggagagcagagaatGCCTGACAGAAATGGAGCGTACGCTGGCTTTGCTCGCCTTTGATAATCCTGAAGAATCACCATTTGGAGACTTGCTTAACATGATGCAACGACAGAAG GTGTGGAGTGAGGTTAACCAAGCTGTCCTAGACTATGAAAATCGTGAATCAACACCCAAGTTGGCAAAATTGCTGAAGCTACTACTGTGGGCTCAGAATGAGCTGGACCAGAAGAAAGTGAAATATCCCAAAATGACAGACCTCAGCAAGGGGACAATTGAAGAACCCAAGTAA